One part of the Sorangiineae bacterium MSr11954 genome encodes these proteins:
- a CDS encoding sigma 54-interacting transcriptional regulator, protein MPSNPPPPQTLVNSLASLQAPPTRRSIVSWVDAAGEHTVQLQDRTLVGSAAESAIVIADPTVSRLHAEFHFDERGLWVRDLGSRNGTFVENVMVREARIETGSKIRMGGTTLKLGSEMTTEVGPQFWPAHRFGPLVGGSASMRRLFASLARFAATDLSILIQGETGTGKELIARAVHDASPRKQGPFVIVDCAAVPDALFESELFGHVKGAFTSAVAAREGAFEAADGGTVFLDEIGELPIAMQPKLLRVLESRTVRPVGSSEHRRVDVRIVSATHRDLRTMVNAGAFREDLYFRLAGVPILVPPLREHPEDIPLLVETILGRVPPPELLAATANRPWLGNVRELRNFIERARAVGPQQALQMGGQASTPETTTTSQTAEGASAVTSALKSVAFKQSFREFRDAWLEIGEREYLTRLLTQHSRNISGAAREAGLDRTYLHRLVRKHLL, encoded by the coding sequence ATGCCCTCGAATCCCCCCCCGCCTCAGACCTTGGTGAATTCGCTCGCGAGCCTTCAAGCGCCACCCACGCGAAGGTCGATCGTGAGCTGGGTCGACGCGGCGGGCGAGCACACGGTGCAGCTGCAAGATCGCACCTTGGTGGGATCGGCGGCCGAGTCGGCGATCGTGATCGCGGATCCCACGGTGTCCCGGCTCCACGCCGAGTTTCACTTCGACGAGCGCGGGTTGTGGGTGCGCGATCTGGGCAGCCGAAACGGGACGTTCGTCGAGAACGTGATGGTGCGCGAGGCGCGCATCGAGACCGGCTCGAAGATCCGGATGGGGGGCACGACCCTGAAGCTCGGCTCCGAGATGACCACCGAGGTGGGGCCGCAGTTCTGGCCGGCGCACCGCTTTGGTCCCTTGGTCGGCGGCAGCGCATCGATGCGCAGGTTGTTCGCGTCGCTGGCGCGCTTTGCCGCCACGGATCTCTCGATCCTGATCCAGGGCGAGACGGGTACCGGCAAGGAGCTGATCGCGCGGGCGGTTCACGATGCGTCGCCGCGCAAGCAGGGGCCCTTCGTGATCGTGGACTGCGCGGCGGTGCCCGATGCGCTCTTCGAGAGCGAGCTTTTCGGGCACGTGAAGGGTGCGTTCACGAGCGCGGTGGCGGCGCGCGAGGGCGCCTTCGAGGCCGCCGACGGCGGAACCGTGTTCCTCGACGAGATCGGCGAGCTGCCCATCGCGATGCAGCCGAAGCTTTTGCGTGTGCTCGAGTCACGAACGGTGCGCCCCGTGGGGTCGAGCGAGCACCGCCGGGTCGACGTCCGCATCGTGAGCGCCACGCACCGCGATCTGCGCACGATGGTCAACGCGGGTGCATTCCGCGAGGACCTTTATTTCCGCCTGGCCGGCGTTCCCATCCTGGTGCCGCCGCTCCGCGAGCACCCCGAGGACATCCCGCTCTTGGTCGAGACCATCCTGGGCCGCGTTCCGCCGCCCGAGCTCCTGGCCGCCACCGCCAACCGCCCATGGCTCGGCAACGTGCGCGAGCTCCGAAACTTCATCGAGCGCGCCCGCGCGGTGGGGCCGCAACAGGCGCTCCAAATGGGCGGCCAAGCATCGACGCCGGAGACCACGACGACCTCGCAAACCGCCGAGGGCGCATCCGCCGTCACCTCCGCGTTGAAGTCGGTGGCCTTCAAACAGTCGTTCCGCGAGTTCCGCGACGCGTGGCTCGAAATCGGTGAGCGCGAGTACCTGACCCGCTTGCTCACGCAGCACTCGCGCAACATCTCCGGCGCAGCGCGCGAAGCCGGGTTGGATCGGACGTACTTGCACCGCCTGGTGCGGAAGCATCTGCTTTGA
- a CDS encoding RidA family protein, with product MALECINPPDLPTPQTYTQVVVATGTKLIFVSGQEPEDIHGKLVGRGDFAVQARQVFANLGRALTAAGALPKHVAKITIYVVGYERDYHLPMIEEARLALFGDHKAADVVLGVANLSPDYLIEVDAVAVVDG from the coding sequence ATGGCGCTCGAATGCATCAATCCCCCGGATCTCCCGACCCCGCAAACATACACGCAAGTCGTTGTCGCGACGGGGACCAAGCTGATATTCGTCTCGGGCCAGGAGCCCGAAGACATCCACGGGAAGCTCGTCGGCCGAGGTGATTTTGCGGTCCAAGCGCGCCAGGTGTTCGCCAACCTCGGGCGGGCCCTGACGGCCGCAGGTGCCCTTCCCAAGCATGTAGCCAAGATTACGATCTACGTCGTCGGCTACGAGCGCGATTACCACCTCCCGATGATCGAAGAGGCTCGGCTGGCGCTGTTCGGGGATCACAAGGCGGCCGACGTCGTCCTGGGGGTCGCGAACCTATCCCCCGACTATCTGATCGAGGTCGATGCGGTCGCGGTGGTCGACGGTTAG